Proteins encoded within one genomic window of Variovorax sp. OAS795:
- a CDS encoding FAD-dependent oxidoreductase has translation MSAAIVIAGTGHAGFQLAASLRQEGHRGTIHLIGDEAGLPYQRPPLSKAYLLGKTDADGLRFRPQKFFDDHAITLVQGRVAAIDRTNRTVAVDEGSTFGYEHLVLALGAHNRRLPVPGSDLDGVFGLRTQADADQLAARLQSARDVIVCGAGFIGLEFAAVASAKGCSVHVLELEGRAMARAVSIETSLCFREAHEAQGVIFDFGQGLAHIESVTGQGVTHVVTTGGLRLPADLVIVGIGVLPNTLLAAEAGLEIDDGIKVDNGLLTSDPSISAIGDCASFHSVHAGRRLRIESVQNASDQARCVAQRLSGKAPGAYGALPWFWSDQGAMRLQIAGLAQGADATVTVGDRQAQRFSVLRFRHDRLIAVESVNMAADHMAARKLLMGRTALTPREASAAGFDLRAFEVASRA, from the coding sequence ATGTCTGCCGCCATCGTTATCGCCGGCACGGGCCACGCCGGCTTCCAGCTGGCCGCTTCGCTGCGCCAGGAAGGCCATCGCGGAACGATTCATCTCATCGGCGATGAGGCAGGGCTGCCCTATCAGCGGCCACCTCTCTCGAAAGCGTATCTGCTCGGCAAGACGGATGCTGACGGGCTCCGGTTCCGGCCGCAGAAGTTCTTCGACGACCATGCCATCACGCTGGTACAAGGCCGGGTGGCAGCGATCGACCGCACCAACCGAACGGTCGCGGTCGATGAGGGCAGCACCTTCGGCTACGAACATTTGGTGCTGGCGCTGGGCGCCCACAACCGCAGGCTGCCCGTGCCCGGCTCGGACCTGGACGGCGTGTTCGGGCTACGGACGCAGGCCGATGCCGATCAGTTGGCCGCCCGCCTGCAGTCCGCGCGCGACGTCATCGTGTGCGGAGCAGGTTTCATCGGCCTTGAGTTCGCGGCTGTTGCCAGCGCCAAAGGCTGCAGCGTGCACGTGCTGGAACTCGAGGGCCGTGCCATGGCGCGCGCGGTGTCGATCGAGACCTCGCTGTGCTTCCGCGAGGCACACGAGGCGCAAGGTGTGATCTTCGACTTCGGCCAGGGTCTGGCGCACATCGAGAGCGTTACGGGCCAGGGCGTGACCCACGTGGTCACGACCGGAGGCCTTCGCCTGCCCGCAGACCTCGTGATCGTGGGCATCGGCGTGCTGCCCAACACGCTGCTGGCGGCCGAGGCCGGCCTGGAGATCGACGACGGCATCAAGGTCGACAACGGGCTGCTGACCTCTGATCCCAGCATCTCGGCGATTGGCGACTGCGCATCGTTTCACAGCGTGCATGCCGGACGGCGCTTGCGCATCGAGTCGGTGCAGAACGCCAGCGACCAGGCGCGCTGCGTCGCCCAGCGCTTGAGCGGCAAGGCGCCCGGCGCCTACGGCGCGTTGCCCTGGTTCTGGTCGGACCAGGGTGCGATGCGCCTGCAGATCGCGGGGCTGGCTCAAGGCGCCGACGCCACCGTGACCGTGGGCGACCGGCAAGCCCAGCGCTTCTCGGTGCTGCGCTTCCGGCACGACCGGCTGATCGCCGTGGAATCGGTCAACATGGCCGCCGACCACATGGCCGCGCGCAAGCTGCTGATGGGCCGAACGGCGCTGACGCCGCGCGAGGCGTCGGCGGCCGGCTTCGACCTACGGGCGTTCGAAGTCGCATCGCGCGCGTGA
- a CDS encoding acetyl-CoA acetyltransferase encodes MNDTAHIVGWGHTPFGKHDNIDLEQLIRDAVQPALDSAGLAPEDIEGIFLGHFNAGFVGQDFTAALPAVAMPEFRHTPSVRTENACATGSAAIWAALDAMGSGRMKRTLVIGMERMNGLRTPEVAATLIKCAYVAEEGADPAGFAGIFGGIATRYFQRFGDQSDALAAIAAKNHSNGMHNPYAHMRRDFGFDFCRHPSDKNPFVSGPLKRSDCSLVSDGAAAMVLSNEPVSGARVLPVRWRSRTQVNDFLPMSRRDPTRLVGARMAWQKGLADAGATLDDLSFVETHDCFTIAELLAYEAMGLAPYGEGARVILDGVSARDGALPINLSGGLKSKGHPIGATGVSQHVMACMQLSGTAGGMQVADARMGAVFNMGGSGVANYLSVLQPA; translated from the coding sequence ATGAACGACACCGCACACATCGTTGGCTGGGGCCACACACCTTTCGGCAAGCACGACAACATCGACCTCGAACAGCTGATTCGCGACGCGGTGCAACCAGCGCTGGACAGTGCCGGGCTCGCCCCTGAAGACATCGAGGGCATCTTCTTGGGCCATTTCAACGCCGGCTTCGTCGGCCAGGACTTCACGGCGGCGCTGCCTGCCGTGGCGATGCCCGAGTTTCGCCACACGCCATCGGTGCGCACGGAGAACGCCTGCGCTACCGGCTCAGCGGCGATCTGGGCGGCACTGGACGCAATGGGCTCGGGCCGCATGAAGCGCACGCTGGTGATCGGCATGGAGCGCATGAACGGCCTGCGCACACCGGAGGTGGCGGCTACCCTGATCAAGTGCGCCTATGTGGCGGAGGAGGGCGCCGACCCGGCCGGCTTCGCCGGCATCTTCGGCGGCATCGCTACCCGATACTTCCAGCGTTTCGGCGATCAGTCCGACGCTCTGGCCGCCATAGCTGCCAAGAATCATTCGAACGGCATGCACAACCCCTATGCCCACATGCGGCGCGATTTCGGCTTCGACTTCTGCCGCCATCCATCGGACAAGAACCCTTTCGTCTCGGGGCCGCTCAAGCGTTCGGACTGTTCGCTGGTGTCCGACGGCGCAGCTGCGATGGTGCTGTCGAACGAACCAGTGTCCGGCGCCAGGGTCTTGCCGGTGCGCTGGCGCTCGCGCACCCAGGTCAACGACTTCCTGCCGATGTCGCGCCGCGACCCGACGCGCCTCGTGGGCGCCCGGATGGCGTGGCAGAAAGGCCTGGCCGATGCCGGCGCGACGCTTGACGATCTGTCCTTCGTCGAAACGCACGACTGTTTCACCATCGCCGAACTGCTGGCGTACGAAGCCATGGGCTTGGCACCGTACGGGGAGGGCGCGCGTGTCATCCTCGACGGTGTTAGCGCGCGTGATGGGGCGCTGCCGATCAACCTGTCGGGGGGGCTGAAGTCCAAAGGCCATCCCATCGGCGCGACTGGTGTATCGCAACATGTGATGGCCTGCATGCAGCTGTCGGGCACGGCCGGCGGCATGCAGGTGGCCGATGCACGCATGGGCGCCGTGTTCAACATGGGCGGCTCGGGCGTGGCCAACTACCTGAGCGTGCTGCAGCCGGCTTGA
- a CDS encoding MFS transporter produces the protein MGGVLVVLVVTLLTAAQPIATDLYLAALPSIRSEYGAPVSVVQLTLSLVVLSFGLSQLLWGPAADRFGRRPVAIAGFALYATGALVGALAPSIDVLIAARIAQGVGVAACTVCGRAMVRDLFEPAQGTHVMASAMTALASVTMLVPVVGALLASHLGWRATLLAMAIFGAAMLSLVALRVPETVRALDVQAMRPVSLLCGYGLISRHRGFQAWTLLSAAGYSAAFGFLSGSAYLFIDTFGVSRLAFGAVIGCASVAYMIGTILCRRWMRQIGLLHAVRRAGALSMASAAVFILPQLVWVHTPLTLSIALWISFLAYGVHQPCGHVGIAASFPERAGAASALGGFTLASAAVLCGTWLGAMFVPGSAAVLAYTIGVLVGATGLCALTLVQRHGQPRIAPQAMPATVP, from the coding sequence ATGGGTGGCGTGCTGGTGGTGCTCGTCGTCACCTTGCTGACCGCGGCTCAGCCCATTGCCACCGACCTCTACCTAGCCGCACTGCCTTCGATCCGCAGCGAGTACGGCGCACCTGTGTCCGTGGTGCAACTCACGCTGTCGCTGGTGGTGCTGAGCTTCGGGTTGTCGCAACTCCTGTGGGGCCCGGCGGCCGACCGCTTCGGCCGGCGCCCGGTTGCCATCGCGGGCTTCGCGCTGTACGCTACCGGTGCGCTGGTGGGTGCATTGGCGCCGTCGATCGACGTGCTGATCGCGGCGCGCATCGCCCAGGGCGTGGGCGTGGCGGCATGCACGGTCTGCGGGCGCGCCATGGTGCGCGACCTGTTCGAACCCGCCCAGGGCACGCACGTGATGGCCTCTGCCATGACCGCGTTGGCCAGTGTGACGATGCTAGTGCCGGTCGTCGGTGCCTTGCTGGCGAGCCATCTGGGCTGGCGCGCGACGCTGCTGGCCATGGCAATCTTCGGCGCAGCGATGCTGTCGCTGGTGGCGCTGCGCGTGCCGGAGACCGTGCGTGCGCTCGACGTACAGGCCATGCGCCCTGTTTCACTGCTGTGTGGCTACGGCCTGATCAGCCGCCATCGCGGCTTTCAGGCATGGACGCTTCTGAGCGCCGCGGGCTACAGCGCCGCCTTCGGTTTCCTGTCGGGCTCGGCCTATCTGTTCATCGACACGTTCGGCGTGTCGCGCCTCGCGTTCGGCGCAGTCATCGGCTGCGCCTCGGTAGCCTACATGATCGGCACCATCCTTTGCCGCCGCTGGATGCGCCAGATCGGCCTGCTGCACGCGGTGCGACGTGCGGGTGCGCTGTCGATGGCGAGTGCAGCGGTGTTCATCCTGCCCCAACTGGTCTGGGTGCACACGCCGCTGACGCTGAGCATCGCCCTGTGGATCTCGTTCTTGGCCTATGGCGTGCACCAGCCCTGCGGTCACGTGGGCATTGCCGCATCCTTTCCGGAACGCGCCGGTGCGGCATCGGCTCTGGGGGGCTTCACGCTGGCCAGCGCCGCCGTCCTGTGCGGAACCTGGCTGGGCGCCATGTTCGTGCCCGGCAGCGCGGCGGTGCTGGCGTACACCATCGGCGTTCTCGTCGGTGCCACGGGCCTGTGCGCCCTCACGCTGGTGCAGCGGCACGGCCAGCCCCGCATCGCGCCGCAGGCCATGCCTGCAACCGTCCCGTAA